TGCCTCGGGGCTTGACCCCGAGGGTGAAGGCCGTAAGCCCCACTAAACATGTTCCGTCCGCTCGATATACTGCTCAACCGTTTCGGTCGAGACATCGCCTGCCGTTCCGACGTAGTACGATTCCTCCCAAAATCCGCCACCCCACAGGTATTCCTCCAAGAACGGTTCGTGCTGTTCCCACATCTCCCGTGCCGTGATGCTCTTAACCGTCCGCACGAT
This portion of the Natronobacterium texcoconense genome encodes:
- the tnpA gene encoding IS200/IS605 family transposase, which codes for SKYRNAILEPIEESLEASFRDVCDEYGYEILALHISPDHVHLFLSAHPKHSPSEIVRTVKSITAREMWEQHEPFLEEYLWGGGFWEESYYVGTAGDVSTETVEQYIERTEHV